ggggGACACCTGCGCTGGGCCCAGCAACCCCACCTCTGACGGGAGATCTATACCACATGACGAATTGTGCTCCCCCGGAGGTTGTGCGTGTTGTGGTTTCTTCCAAAATTGCTCTGGTGAGAAGTTCGAAATGCCAGGAAGGTCAGAGGGCCCGAGACCCAGGGTATTGCCGCTgttctaatatttttttaagcATAGACTTATAATTAATATACAATTAGTTAGTGGTGTTGAAACAGTCCTCTGAGACATTAACTATAAGACTGTGTTCTGTTTATAAGTATTTATTTCTAATGCCTCCAGGAAGGGCTGTAAGGTTCATATGGAGttaccctccctccccccagcccccctccAGCCTGGCCCTGTTGGTTCCCATGTGTATCTTCAGCCTACtaggggcagagggaggcagggagggataTGAATGGGCCATGGCTCCTCACAGCCTGGCACAGGGAAGCTCCGTCCTGGCCAGTTTTGTCTGAGGTGCACCTTGCACGGTACATGTGTGACAGGTTCTGCAAGTCCTGAGACTTAGGCAATTCAGAAGGCGTTGTGCGCTACTTCTGAGGGAACAGTTCCCAAAATGGAGCAATAAGGGTGGTGTGGGCAGCTTCATCTCAGAGTGAGGAGGAtcaggtggggtgtgtgtgtggtcagtccTCGCTAGGCAGACTGGCTCCAGCTGAGCTGTGTCCAGACTGTTGGGTAGGCGGCTGTGTTTACACGTGGCTGTGGGTGGCAGAGGCCATGGGTGTTCAGAGTGGGGTCTCTGACTGTAGCCTTGGGTGTCGATGAGAAGAGGAATGGATATGTAGCTATGGGAAGGTTCTGTGATGAGCGATCCCTTACAgtctgcccaggggtggcactccTGCAAATCTCAGCAAGAGAACACAATGAGTGCTATGTGCCCGTCAAGCACATGAGGGTGACCTCATGGTGGTCTTGGTAAAGGGATTCCTCTGCACCCTCTGTACCTGGGGAATTTTCATACCACGGGTCCATTTGGAAAGCCAGAAACCAAAGCTCAAGCCCCCATCAGGAGCAGTTACTCAGCATCCAGCTATTCCAGGGCTCTCCCTCCACCTTggtcagcccctcccccatcagctGATGGGTCTAAGCTCCCCATCAGCTCAGGCTGTCTCCACAGGGCACTGACATGACCTGGATGCTCTTGAGGCCAATGTTCACAGCATCTCTACTTGTCTGGATGGTCATAGAAGGTTCTGGCTTTGAGGTCCGTTAGCATAGTTATCAAGGGTCCTGCCCTTCATTCAGACATCAAGATTAAGGGTAGCCAGTGTGAGCCCAGCAGAAACTGAGAATTCACCCATCACTGGAGTCAGGAGGTACCATATGGGTGGCCACGCTCATGCCTGGCCGCCCTCATCCCCAGGACTTGAGGTAATAGTCATTAGCATCAAGTGTGAGGAAATCCTCTCCATGATGTATAGAATAAGACTTATTTCCAAAAATCCAAATTGAGGTGCCCATCCCAGAGCAAGATTAACCCCTAACTAGAAACTAGGTGACCTGAGCTATCCACGGTGGGCAGTGGAGGGTGAGATACAAAGTAGAGAGAAGACATCTGTGTTAAGAAAGTCATTCTGGTACTCACGaccaggagggaagaaggagcGAGTTGCTCCAATTTCTTGGTTCCCAAGGGCCAAACAGCCACACAGTCCCCAACAGGCAGAGAGGCCGTGAGGCCTGCTATGCTCGCTCAGGTCAGCCAACCTGAAGCTGAGGCCTTGGGAGAGTCCGGCTCCACCCAGCAGGTGGGTATCTGAGGCCAGCCAACCTACAGAGCACCTGTACTTGGGTCGGGTTGTAGAAAGGTTGGGAGCTCTAGTGcccgccccacccccatttaGGGGCCAGTGCTGTCCTGGCATTGTCTGGGAACCAAGATGGGCTCTCGGTGTCTGTGGGACGTTCTGAGTCAGAATCTAGTAATCAGAATTGATGGGCCAAGACATCCGTCCACAGCTCAGGAAACCTGATTTCTTCATGCCTCCCCCTTGCCCAAAATTACCTGTATTGTGTCAGCTGAAGGTCATTTGTCCAATGGCTGTGACATGGCGGGATGAGATGGGGACTAGGGATAACCTCATGTCATCAGGAAGAAGCAAGTCTTCCTAGCTGAGGcccctgtttcctgcttgctACAGAGAGCAAGATGGATCCAGAAAACCACCTCCACAGACATTTTGGGTTTGACACTTGATGTTGCCCAGGCTGTGACCTCAACTTAGTTTGGGATAATAATCATCTTTCCTGGAGAAGGGGGCACTGTTTCTGCATCCTGGGGGGAGAGCTATGTAGGGTTCCTGTGAGACCCTGCTTATGCCTGGATAACATTTCTAATGCCTCCTGTTCCAAGCAATCATGCCACCATcttattcaacacacacacacacacacacacacacacacacacacacacacacagagttgtacTAAATAACCCTCCTCTAGCCTGGTCCCTGGAGACCCCTAGCTATCTTGGGATTACTGAATGTGGCTGATGTTACAGATGTGTTATAAGACTTAGATGTTGGTTCCCTGCTCCACCCAGCACGGGGACCTCAAAAGACATTCCTTTACCCCTGGGACTGGAGCCATACAGTCCCCCAGGATGGACAGATATGGCTGACCTGAGTCTCTTCTTGAACCTGGACCTCCTGTGGTTTGTCTATACCAAGGGGCCCCTGCAACTCAAAGGCTGTTTCCCTGACCTGTACATATGTGGTTGCTGTGGGCTCCCCCTGGCCCCTGTGTCATAACCACCTGACGTAATGACTAGTATCCTGCTGTTTACACCTGAGTGTTAGCTGTAGCCTCCTGTACTGTTGTGTGCACTTAGGGCTCTGTccaattaagaaataaatgtggCTCTCATGCAACACACAtccattctgtctctgtctgttggCTGCAACTGAAAAATGCTCACAGGGGCTTGTATCCAACCAGAGATGGCACTGGCTCCttggtgaggagggagggagggagggagggagggggtggcTTCTTAGCTGTCCGAGAGGCAGATAGTGAGAAAGCTTTGAGAGGTGCCAGATGGTGCAGGCTCTGAGGCTACCTGCTTCCCTCAGACGATCAAACCTATTCCACATGTCCCTACCTGTATGTACCAAGCTCTAGGTAAACTGCTACCCTCTCCTTCCCCTGGCAGCCTCTTGAGGTGCAATCCCTCAGAATCTCTGGCCCACAGGGTGCTGATCCCGTAGGACTCTGGATTTCTGCCTGCCAAGCGGCTTAAAGTGGAGTTTTGTCTTATTTAACCCTTTGAGAGAGAAGACAGTCCACTTTGCTTCTATTTGTCACGGAGGATGGGATCTGTGTGAGCTACAGTGATAGCTAGTGACTTCCAAAGGACACCACTGTTTTGCCTGGGGCTGTGAGGGAACAGAGATGTGCTCTGGAGTCTCCTGTGGTGCCACCCTCTGGCTGTAGATGGTACTGCACTAGACGGCAGGGACTGCATCAGTCTCTTGCTGCTGTGGGTGTGCTGGGTCTCAGACCTGGTAGGCTCAAGGCTTGTGGTCAGTAGAGACCAAGAAGGATCAgagggctggtgtgtgtgtgtgtgtgtgtgtgtgtgtgtgtgtgtgtgtgcagtatcaCAGTTGCTGCAATGTAGAGGCAGAGAGGGCATCCGGGAGCAAGACACTTCCTCATAGCCACACTGAACCCAGGAAGGCCAGCAGGATGCTAGTAGGCAACAGGCTATATCCCCTTCCATTGTAGGCAAACTGCCCCGTGTCACCACTCCAGCCCCTTCCAGTGCCCATCACCCATTCCCAGGTTAGCCACGCCGACCcaggggggaagggatagggcTTTCAGACAGGCAGCTCTGCTGGGATAGGCAGGCAGAGAAACCTTTGGAGAAGGTGAAGGGACAGGCATGAAGGCCCTGGAAGGATATTCCTTCTCTTCAATATGACCTCACCAGTATCCAGGAAACCCAGACTGTTCCCTTGCTTTGTCCTGTAGTCCTATCCCACCACAGAGGCAACTGGCCCAGGGGCTCCTGGGATAAGGTTTGGACTAGCTTTAGGGGATACATAGCCATTGTCTTAAGGTACCATGTGCCCAGCTCACACACACCCCTGAAACATTCATGGAGACGTCTCCACTGCAGGTTCCACTGCTATTCTCGGGGTTCCCAGACAGTCTTAGGCCTCTCCTGACTGTGGGCTACCAGGCGTGTACCAGGTATCCAGGCCCAGGTCAGCACACCCTGGGCTTTTTGCCAATCTTTGTGGCCTTGCTTTTTATTGTCACTCTGTCAACACGAGTTAGGAAAGAATGTGCAGTAGGGAAAAGGACATACCCACACCTGTCCTCCAGAAGCGTCCTTCAGGAAAGGGAGACAGGCAGGTCTTAACAATGGTTTATTGGCAAGTGATtttgtggaggggagaccaggTGTCTTAGGAGGTGACTGGAGCTCTGGGGAGCAAGGCAGCTCAGCTGCACCCCAGTGGCTGCTGCCCTGGTGCCCACAGGCCATGGCCCTTTGCCACTACTCCCCTTTGTACATCTTGCTATACACAGAACCTAGGGACAGCTTCCCCTTTGGAGTTCGGTATTTGCTTTTCTGCCGGTAGAGCAGATTTCTCTGGAAAAGGCGGGGAAGGTGGCCCTGATAGAGTAGGACGGCCAGGATCATCCCTGCAAGAGATGGGGTCAGGTCGCAGAGCAGTCTGAACGGAAGCTGATGCCCAGGCCCTCCCTGTAGGCTCCTACTCGAGCGCTGGTCTGGCTCTTTCTGGCCACGCCCCTTCCCTGGTCCTACCCATTAGAGGAACAACCTGCCGAGAGGCCAGGAAGCTTCCACAGGAAGTTGATATATTTCTAGATTATGCTCTGGGGATCCAGGACTCAGGATGCCCCACAGAAACATTCTTCGCCATTTTCTGGTTCTATACCACAGTCTCTCGGGTTGCCTCAGAGTGGGCGGGGTTGCCTCAGAGTGGGCGGGGCTGCTTTCAGTGGCTGCAGGTTGTGGGTGTGTGCTGGATAATTagaggagagaacctcaatttaaaaaatatcttcacccaccgggtggtggtggcacacacctggaatcccagctcttgggagccagaggcaggaggatttctgagttcaaggtcagcctggtctacagcgtgagttccaggacagccagggctacacagagaaaccctgtctcgtaaaaacaaaaataaaaataaaaaaataaaaataaaaaataaaatcttcataaaatttggctatagagcattttcttaattattgattaatgagggggagggcccagcccattgtaaatggtgtcatccctgggttggtagtcctgcgttctataagaaagcaggctgagctagccacgaagagcaagccaggaagcagcctccctctgcctcagctcctacctccaggttcctgccctgtatgagttcccctcctgacttcctttggagtgtgagccaaataaccctgccctcccaagttgctttgatcatggggTTTCTTCACAGGAGTGAAACTGCTGACTAAGATGGGAAGATCAGGGCCAGGCCCGGGTTGGGAAGGACAAAGGAGGGGGAGCTGGCTCaatctccatttctttctctgataTTCTAAGTCCCCACGTGGCCCCAGGTCCTCAGAGGGATAAAGTAGCCAGGGAAGGAGAGATCTGATTTTCCTGTTTAGGGTTTAAGCTCGAGCCGTAGTGTTCCCCACCTGGAACACCCTTGGTCCCACCCATGTGACCTgcctcagttcccagcagccacttgGCTCCCGTAGCTGTGGCCTGACTTGCCCCTGACTCCACTGCTGGCCTTGGCCACCCCCTGCAGCAGATGTGGTGGTATTCTgggtccagaggcagagagggcgCCTGCTCAGGGGCTCCCAAATAGCAGGACCAGCACACAGTGGCTCGCAGTTCTTCCCTAGCAGAGGGCGCTGCCTCAAAACAGCCTCGTTCTTAAGTGATTcattcacttctctctctccctccctccctccctctccctctccctctccctctctccctctccctctgtctccgtctctccctctccctctccctctccctctctctgtctctctctgtctctctgtctctctgtctctctgtctctctgtctctctgtctctgtctctctatctctctgtctctgtctctgtctctgtctctctctctctctctttgagctCAGTTCCTCACACGTGAGTGACAAAAGCATTTTACAACACAGAGACACCTCTCCTCAACACTTATTTCTAACTGGATCTCCCCCAACTGACCATGACTTTACCAGATGGCTGAGGTCCCTAGAACCCTAGAAGCGTTCCATGCCTTCCAGGGCCACACTTGGCCTCCGTgctgatttttctctctctttctctcttttttcttccaagacagggtttctctatatagccctggctatcctggaattcgttctgtagaccaggctggcctcgaactcagaaatccacctgcctctgcctcccaagtactgggattaaaggcatgcaccaccagtgcCCAAACTCCGTAAACTTGTTTTTGTGTTGGTGACTTCCGGAGGAccatggttggggggggggtggcacgATTCCAAGGCTCCAGTGGACCTCAGCCATCCGGTAAAGTCACAGTCACTGGGGAGAAACCTAGTGCCTGGGCCCAGTGCCAGAGAGGAGTGGCCTCTGCCTAGGTCACAAATGCCAAACCCCCAGAGTTGTCCAGATCCTGGAGCTAGAGGCATCTGGTGCCTTTCTCTGGCTCACTCCAGCCCGGGGACTTTACTTCTAGTTCTCTTTCAAACTGTGGGTGACTGGATGGGACTCCCTCTGTGCTTCAAGGAGTCCAGGGGCAGACCTGCTATGAGCTGCAGGCCCTGAGGCCCGCCCCACCAGATCTGCAACTCTGAAGGGCATGGGATCATCCAAGCATGGCCTATGTCCCAGAGGCTCCTTGGTACCCGCACTCCGTGAGGCAGCTCTAACTGAGTGTGTGAAGACGCACTGGGAAGGGAACCCCGGATACAAGGGAACCTACTACAACCTGTCCCTCCTTCCCGTGAAGAGCCTTCGGAAGGTCCAAGTCTCTAAACCCCACTCTCCACCTAACTCTATCCCCCTCCTGTGATGGTCCAAGCGGAGACCATCTTAAGTCACTTCTTCCAGCTGTCTACACTGCAGAGATTAAGAGAACCCTTGTTGGTCAGAAACTCTttttgccccaccccaccccgcccaccCCCACCAAGACCCCAGGGAGTTAGGAAAGATGGCCGCATTGTGAATCTGTAACCAGCAATCTCCTGGATGTCTATGTCTGCCCCATGCCCTCAGACCCTGCCCACGACACTACCCAGGCAGGCCTTGCTCCCACTGCTTACCTACCACAGGACCCAGGCAGTACACGTGGGCATACTCCAGCAAGGTGTTCCCAGCACAGTGGAATGTGACAGAGGCAGCCAGGGCAGGATTGAAGAAGGCAGACGTATAGGGCCCGGCTGTGGATAGAAGCATGGAGTTCTTGTGGGCTAGCTCTGCCTGAAGCGGCCTGGACAGACAGGCCAGGGAAAGAACCACCCCAAGGCCACGGTGCTAGACACGGGACTGGGATCTTGGCACTGGCGACTTTGGGACAGCCCTTCCTGTTGTATGCTGGTGGTCACAAAGAAACAAGGCTGGGTCCATCAAGGCCAAAGGTCGCAGGAGAGGCGCTGGGACCAGGGTCTCACTGGGAATACTTAACACATTGTCACCCTGAGACTCCTGCATCAGTATTTCACCTCTGCCTTCTGGGAAGTGGTCAGGAGGGATGTGTGGGGGGGAGACAGCGAAAGGTATGggcaggagagtgggggaggagaagagaaacggagacacacagagagaggggagccAGAGGCGAGGAGACATAAAAGGAGTAAGGAaagaaggcagggggaggggaaggggggcaagattgagaagggggaggggcagggagctaaaaccagtgacagtgacagagacGTCACTTGCAGGCCTTGGGAGAACTGTAGAGGGGTTGACGACGGCTAAGTGGCCCCAGAagagaagcagggtgaggggagCAGCTGAGGCAGCTGCTGTCTTTCAGGCTATACCAGGAAGCTGGACAATGGAGCTGGGCAAGTGGAAGGGAGCCTGGGCCTCAGGGAAAGCGGGTGATGGGTGGACCTAGACCTGGGTGCCTGGCACGGGCAGCTCAGCCATTCGAGTTGGGAACCCTGGTCCGTAGGGTAGGACGCAGCTGCTGCTCCTGTCCAGTCTGCTGGAAACCATTTCCCTCCTGTGCTCTCTGTATAGCTGGCCCCAGTTTATCCCGTCACAGCAGGGTGCTGGAGGTCCTTCCCACAAGGCCTTGCTAGTGCCAGTCACCAAGTCTTGTGCTGAGTCAGCTCTGTTTTCTGGCCTCTTGGCCTCTTGGAACAAGCCTTGGGAGACCTTTGCTTTTGCATAATGCAACATCTATAGAGTCCTTGGCTCTGAGGAACAGCTAGCCGGTAGCCTACAGAGCTCTCTGGAATCACCCTGTCTAGGGATACCTCCCTTCAGGTAGATCCTCGGGCTGCTAAATGAGACCTGGGAGACAAAATCAGAGCGTGGGCCTCGAGTCAGCCTGAGCTGGGCCCAGAGAAGCCCTGAAGAGAGCATGAGGGACCAAAAGAGCCCAGGCAAGACGCCAGCCTGTCCAGGGCAGAAATCACAGGCCTGAGAGGCTGGTGCTATTTCAGGACTGAGTGAGAGGGTGGAAGAAAACACCCCTCAGACTTGCCACCCTTTGTGGGGTGTTGGAGAACTCAGGGACTTCCAGAGCGCGGCCAGGAGGGACCAAGTATTGAAATtgctccaagtgctgggaatcgGGGACAGATCTATGGTACAGGGACGTATGGTACGCACAACCCCAGGTCTAGCCTTCCAGCCCCTTCTGTGAGGGACTTAAGAAGTAGCTATCCCAGTCTGCAAGGACTTGTGGGCCCCTCGGCCAGCGGTGTTGGGGGTCCTGCTAGGTCTAGCGGAGAGGGGAGCGAGTTTACCTGTGTAGGCCATGACTGTGACGAGCAGGGCCAGGGCAGGCGCCCTGTAGAGGAGAAGGCTGTGCTGCAGGTGGAGGAGGCTCAGGTGGAAGAAGAAGGTGCAGGTGCCCTCCACCAGCGCGCCCTGCAGCACGGAGGTCCGCAGGGCTGAGCTGCAGTGGACGGCCATGAGGCTCTGTAGCAAGTGCAGTTCACTGAGCTCCCAGGCCCAGCAGCGCTGGGTCAGGGCACAGGCAGCCTGAGCGCCCAGCACCTGGGCCAACAGTTTCAGCAGAGTGCTGGGCAGCGATGCCTCCACCATGAGGAACTCCTGCAAGGCCACGGTGGGGTTGGCGGAGGCCCCATCGAAGGTCACCCCATGCACCAGGAAAAGCAGGAAGACCAGGGTCAGCACCACGTCGGGGCCGAAGCCCCCTGCCCAGGGGCCAAGCTCCACCAACACTCGCAACTCTAGGCAGCAGGCTGCCAGCTGGGCTGCGCCGACTGCCTCCCGAGCAAAACTGGCATAGGTGCCTGCTGGGAGCAGGGCTTTAGACGCCCTTCTAGCCACCTCACAGATGGCACAGgtagcaaaaaagaaagagagggacacATTCAGACTGGCCATCAGTCTGGGATCTACAGGGAACAAAGACCTGGTGACGTGTGGGAGGCTGACTGGCCCTGCAGCCCAAGGACGGAAAAGAGATTGCCCTGGGCTACTGGGAACACCCACACCTGTGCCCCTTACGACTGACACCGTTGGTCACAAAGCCAAGTGCTGCGAGGAACACCCACAGAGGACCTGCCTGTTTGGGATCCTCCCTGGCCGGAGGCACCCTGCTCCGGCTTCCCTCTGTTGCCTCTAGGGACACTGCAGACACACCATTTTCTTCAAAGTCACCAGGAGGTCTATGACTTACACCCAGGCTCCTGACACCAGGACAATACCTCCACTTCCTGACATCTGCATTGTGCCCCACCTGGTCCCTTATCTCCCTGCAACTGTGCCGTGTCCCTTCCTAGAAAGAGACCTTAGATCTGAGAGCACACTAGGTCACTTACTCCTGGAATTAGCCATCCTGGGATCTGTTAAATAGATCAggtctgtccccacccccacccccacccccagaaaaccAGTGCCCCTAGCGGGGAGCTCTGGGCTGCAGAACACTAAGCCTACAGATGTGGGCCCCTTCGTTGTACCTTTGGCTATTCTGTGTACCTCATAcaaaatgcatatttttaaaagatttgtgtatatgagtacactgtggctgtacaggtggttgtgagccttcatgtggttgctgggaattgaatttaggacctctgctcgctccggtCAACCCCGCTCGCTCTGATTAACCCTGCTTGCTCAGtcccaaagatgtatttatttttataaataagtacactgtagctgtcttcagaaacaccagaagagggtgtcagatctcattacagatggctgtcagccaccatgtggttgctgggatttgaactcaggaccttcagaagagcagtcagtgcttttaactgctgagccagctctccagcccacaaaatgcattttaaaaaggaaggctttgctaggcagtggtggtgcacgcctttaatcccagcacttgggaggcagaggcaggtggatttctgagtttgaggacagcctggtctgcagagtgagttccaggacagccagggttacacagagaaaccctgtccaaaaaaaaaaatgaggaagaaaagaaagaaaagccctcAGACCCCAGGATATGGATGCGTCAGGCCAGGATGAGGACCGGTGACACCTGTTGGGGGATTGTGCCCCGCCCAGGACCCTGGCCCTTCACTGGACACAGATGCAGGGACGGGTTCCTTCCTGGGCATATGGTAGGCAGTGGCTTTCAGAACAGGAGGAAACAGGAGTTGGGGACACTATGGGGACTTGGAGCTGGATTCTTGTCAGGCTGAGAAGAAGGAAGCCAAGAAGTCATGATTCTGGGATGGGGAGACCGTCCTAAGGACCCCACAGAGACACTAATGGGACAAGAGTGTGAGTTTGTATTCAAAGGAGCTGTCGGGGAGCTGTATCTTCCAGGCACAGGCCAGGGTAAGCAAAGGCTTTTAGGAGGGGCCTGTGAGCTTCCTCCCCGCACCTGTCTTGAGAATCAGGGACCTGCATCCAGACAAAGCACATTCCCACCCACAGAAGGGACATTTCCAGAAGACACTTCTGTGATCAAAAATCAGACTGAGGTCTAAACAGTGTCCCCCAAGATGCCACCATGGCTCCAGCAAGGTATGCAGTAGGAAGGGGAGAGATGGGGTGAATAGTCAGATGGAGTCGGGGACCCCGTCTGGCTGGTCCCCGGAAGTCCCAGAGATGATCGCCATGCAGGCCCCAGTGAGGTCAGAGATAAAGAACTCCAAGAGTAGGTGCTGACAGGTGGCATCAGTGGGGGGCTGAGAACCTGACCTGGGGGTCCGGCTTCTGACTCCCCAGGGAATGAGGCAGGAGGCTGGCTGCTCCCTGTGTGGTGGCCCGTTTTATGTGAAGGGTGAGAACCAGAGCTTCTCCACCAGAGCGGGTCAGGCCGGAGCCTTTCATCCACCCCACACCTCCCCTTCCCCAGAGGGAGTCTGTTTTCGTTCCTGgtcttcttgttttggttttttgtttgttttctaaactcAGGTCTGTCTCCTAAACATGAAGCCTGCCccttgcacacacagagagacagagacccaggGAGGGACATGACCTGCCAAAGGCCTCTGGGAAGCAGCAGCCTAGAGAGTGGTCAATTGTTTTAAGGCTCCAGACACAATTGTAGGAATCTCCAACACTCCAGAGGTGGGGAAGACACCTGATACTCTCCAACAAGGAAGAAAGATCCTGATCTTCAGACTTCACAGTTCAGAGTTCCACTGAGGTCCTGGCAAAGAGGAGTCCTTGGTTTTTCTCCTCATGGTACCCAAGAGATGCCTGCCCAGACCCCTGCCCACCAGGAGCCTGTTCCTGCCCATCCTCTAACTGAGGTTCCTCTCCTCAGGAAAGGGAAACAGTCTGGAAGCTGTAGAGACTTGGTGTGTggggtgggagaaggaagagTCTTTACAGGGAATCGTGGAAAAAGGGGTTCAAGTGACCCCAAAATCTatatccttccttcttcatagtcagCTCTTATCTCCATCCATGGTGGGGGTCCTGGGCTAGGCCAGTTGACCCCTGAGAGCACAAATGTTATGTAGTTATGtagcgcgtgcacacacacacacacacacacacacacacacacttccttctgGATTCAGTTAGTCTGAGGCCTCTAGTCCTTGCTCCATTCAAGACTATTTGCAATCTAATATCTTTGCATTATCACACAAACTCAAGAATCAGCTTGTCAGTTTCCATTTTAATCTATTTTAAGATTTCTCTTTTCATTACATGTCTGTATCTGTGCATAGTTTCATGCACAGAGATCGGGGGTTGTGGAATCCCTAGGAGCCggagttacaggcacttgtgacctgcctgacgtgggtgctgggaactgaactcaggtcctctgtaagagcagtgcatGTTCTTTCAGCTCTCAaccttaattttaaaatcttgtaAAATTACTGCTGGGGACAGCATACAATGAC
The Apodemus sylvaticus chromosome 9, mApoSyl1.1, whole genome shotgun sequence DNA segment above includes these coding regions:
- the LOC127692367 gene encoding aquaporin-12 isoform X1 — its product is MASLNVSLSFFFATCAICEVARRASKALLPAGTYASFAREAVGAAQLAACCLELRVLVELGPWAGGFGPDVVLTLVFLLFLVHGVTFDGASANPTVALQEFLMVEASLPSTLLKLLAQVLGAQAACALTQRCWAWELSELHLLQSLMAVHCSSALRTSVLQGALVEGTCTFFFHLSLLHLQHSLLLYRAPALALLVTVMAYTAGPYTSAFFNPALAASVTFHCAGNTLLEYAHVYCLGPVVGMILAVLLYQGHLPRLFQRNLLYRQKSKYRTPKGKLSLGSVYSKMYKGE
- the LOC127692367 gene encoding aquaporin-12 isoform X2 — translated: MASLNVSLSFFFATCAICEVARRASKALLPAGTYASFAREAVGAAQLAACCLELRVLVELGPWAGGFGPDVVLTLVFLLFLVHGVTFDGASANPTVALQEFLMVEASLPSTLLKLLAQVLGAQAACALTQRCWAWELSELHLLQSLMAVHCSSALRTSVLQGALVEGTCTFFFHLSLLHLQHSLLLYRAPALALLVTVMAYTAGPYTSAFFNPALAASVTFHCAGNTLLEYAHVYCLGPVG